A DNA window from Camelina sativa cultivar DH55 chromosome 13, Cs, whole genome shotgun sequence contains the following coding sequences:
- the LOC104734685 gene encoding probable L-type lectin-domain containing receptor kinase S.5, with protein MRFSIAWKLLFSLLTIACKIETQVKCLEFDFPGFNVSDYPKMILENSLISLGAIQVTPDVRGFSIANQAGRALYKKPFTLWRKGKIATFNTTFVINISNQTDPGGEGLAFVLTSEKTAPHDSSGMWLGLVNEKTNMTRTSRIVAVEFDTRKSHPGDLDGNHIGLNLNSIDSVVQESLSSRGIMISSKDDLIAHVRYDGKNISVHVSRNLDVYEQRNLVFSRAIDLSAYLPKRVYVGFTASTSNFTELNCVKSWRFEGLEIDGDRKLLWLWITIPSVCVLVIGAFLGGLYLRSRSKAGETNPDIEAELDNCAANPQKFKLRELKRATGNFGVENKLGQGGFGMVFKGKWQGRDIAVKRVSEKSHQGKQEFISEITTIGNLNHRNLVKLLGWCYERKEYLLVYEFMPNGSLDRYLFLGDTSRSNLTWETRKNIITGLSQALEYLHNGCEKRILHRDIKASNVMLDSDFNAKLGDFGLARMIQQSEMTHHSTKEIAGTPGYMAPETFLNGRATVETDVYAFGVLMLEVVSGKKPSYVLVKENQTNYNNSIVNWLWELYRNGTIRDAADPGMESLFDEEEMKSVLLLGLACCHPNPNQRPSMKTVLKVLTGETSPPDVPTERPAFMWPAMPPSFSDTEYSLPGSQIHSLTELTGR; from the coding sequence atgAGATTTTCTATTGCGTGGAAGCTCCTGTTCTCGCTTCTAACCATAGCTTGTAAGATCGAGACACAAGTTAAGTGCTTAGAGTTCGATTTCCCTGGGTTTAATGTGAGCGATTATCCGAAAATGATCCTAGAAAACTCGCTCATTTCGCTTGGAGCAATCCAAGTGACTCCTGATGTTCGCGGTTTCTCTATAGCGAACCAAGCGGGCCGAGCGCTCTACAAAAAGCCATTTACGCTATGGAGGAAAGGCAAGATTGCTACTTTCAACACCACTTTCGTTATTAACATCTCGAACCAAACCGATCCCGGAGGCGAAGGCTTAGCCTTCGTTCTCACATCCGAGAAGACCGCTCCTCATGACAGCTCAGGTATGTGGCTTGGTTTGGTCAACGAAAAGACAAACATGACTCGCACGTCGAGGATCGTTGCTGTTGAGTTCGACACAAGGAAGAGTCATCCGGGCGATCTTGATGGAAACCATATAGGTCTAAACTTGAACAGCATCGATTCGGTTGTTCAAGAATCTTTGAGCAGTCGAGGGATCATGATCAGTTCCAAAGATGACTTAATCGCACATGTTCGGTATGATGGTAAGAATATATCAGTTCATGTCTCAAGAAACTTGGATGTTTATGAACAGAGGAACTTAGTGTTTTCTAGGGCTATAGACCTCTCAGCCTATCTTCCTAAGAGAGTTTATGTTGGCTTTACCGCTTCAACAAGCAATTTCACGGAGCTGAATTGTGTGAAATCATGGAGGTTTGAAGGTTTGGAGATCGATGGAGATCGAAAACTGTTATGGCTTTGGATCACTATCCCTAGTGTGTGTGTACTTGTAATAGGAGCTTTCTTAGGGGGGCTGTACTTGAGATCTAGGTCAAAGGCAGGGGAAACAAATCCGGATATAGAAGCCGAGCTAGATAATTGCGCTGCAAACCCTCAGAAGTTCAAGCTGAGAGAGCTAAAGAGAGCAACAGGAAACTTTGGCGTGGAGAACAAACTTGGGCAAGGAGGGTTTGGGATGGTCTTTAAAGGGAAATGGCAAGGTAGAGACATAGCTGTGAAACGAGTTTCAGAGAAATCACATCAAGGGAAGCAAGAGTTCATATCCGAGATCACAACTATAGGTAATCTGAATCATAGGAACCTGGTGAAATTATTGGGATGGTGCTACGAGAGAAAGGAGTATCTTCTTGTTTATGAGTTTATGCCTAACGGGAGCTTGGACAGATACCTTTTCTTGGGAGACACGTCAAGATCAAACCTAACATGGGAGACAAGGAAGAACATTATCACAGGGCTATCTCAAGCGTTGGAGTATCTTCACAATGGATGCGAGAAGAGGATACTTCACCGAGACATAAAGGCTAGCAACGTAATGCTGGACTCGGACTTCAACGCTAAGCTTGGAGATTTCGGGCTAGCGAGGATGATTCAGCAAAGCGAAATGACTCATCATTCAACAAAGGAGATCGCTGGAACACCGGGATACATGGCTCCTGAGACTTTTCTCAACGGGAGAGCCACAGTTGAAACAGATGTATATGCGTTCGGAGTTCTAATGCTCGAAGTAGTCTCGGGGAAGAAACCTAGCTATGTCTTGGTCAAGGAGAACCAGACCAATTACAACAATAGCATTGTGAATTGGCTATGGGAGCTATACAGAAATGGAACCATCCGTGATGCTGCGGATCCAGGGATGGAAAGTTTGTTcgatgaagaagagatgaaaagcGTTTTGCTCTTAGGACTTGCTTGTTGCCACCCGAATCCGAACCAAAGACCGTCCATGAAAACGGTGTTGAAGGTCTTGACAGGTGAGACTAGCCCACCTGATGTGCCTACAGAGAGACCGGCTTTCATGTGGCCAGCCATGCCTCCATCTTTCAGTGACACTGAATACTCTCTTCCAGGGAGTCAGATCCATTCGCTTACCGAGCTTACTGGCCGGTGA
- the LOC104734686 gene encoding probable protein phosphatase 2C 68, producing the protein MFSWFARMALFCLRPMRRYGRMNRDHDDDDDHHEGGDSSSGDSLLWSRELERHSFGDFSIAVVQANEVLEDHCQVETGNGAVFVGVYDGHGGPEASRYISDHLFSHLMRISREKSSISEETLRAAFSATEEGFLTLVRRTCGLKPLIAAVGSCCLVGVIWKGTLLIANVGDSRAVLGSSNRSNKIVAEQLTSDHNAALEEVRQELRSLHPDDSHIVVLKHGVWRIKGIIQVSKSIGDAYLKRPEFSLDPSFPRFHLAERLQRPVLSAEPSVYTRVLQTSDKFVIFASDGLWEHMTNQQAVDIVNKNPRPGIARKLVRRAMNIAAKKREMSYDDLKKVERGVRRFFHDDITVVVIFIDNELLMVEKATVPELSIKGFSHTVGPSKFSIFFS; encoded by the exons ATGTTCTCCTGGTTTGCGAGAATGGCTCTTTTTTGTTTGCGACCTATGCGCCGCTACGGCCGTATGAACAGAGAccacgacgatgatgatgatcaccACGAAGGCGGTGACTCTTCCTCCGGTGACTCGCTTCTTTGGTCTAGAGAACTCGAGAGACATTCTTTCGGAGACTTCTCCATCGCTGTTGTGCAAGCTAACGAGGTTCTTGAAGATCATTGTCAAGTTGAGACTGGAAACGGTGCCGTTTTCGTCGGAGTCTACGATGGTCATGGTGGTCCTGAAGCTTCTCGATACATCTCTGATCATCTCTTTTCTCATTTGATga GAATTTCGAGAGAAAAGAGTTCCATTTCAGAAGAGACTCTGAGGGCTGCGTTTTCTGCTACTGAGGAAGGGTTTCTCACGCTTGTGCGTAGGACTTGCGGGTTGAAACCGTTGATTGCAGCTGttggttcttgttgtttggttggAGTTATTTGGAAAGGGACCTTGCTTATAGCTAATGTTGGTGATTCCCGTGCTGTGCTGGGGAGTAGTAATAGGTCTAACAAAATTGTAGCTGAGCAATTGACTAGTGATCACAATGCGGCTTTGGAAGAAGTTAGACAAGAGCTTAGGTCATTGCATCCGGATGATTCACATATCGTTGTTCTTAAACATGGTGTGTGGCGCATCAAAGGCATCATTCAG GTATCTAAATCAATAGGGGATGCATATTTAAAGCGCCCAGAGTTCTCTCTTGACCCTTCATTCCCACGGTTCCATCTCGCCGAACGGCTACAAAGACCGGTCTTATCAGCAGAGCCTTCTGTGTACACAAGAGTCTTACAAACAAGCGACAAATTTGTGATATTTGCATCAGATGGACTCTGGGAACATATGACCAACCAGCAAGCTGTAGACATAGTGAATAAAAACCCTCGTCCT GGAATAGCTCGGAAGCTGGTGAGAAGAGCGATGAACATAGCtgcgaagaagagagagatgagttaCGATGATTTGAAGAAAGTGGAGAGAGGAGTGAGGAGATTCTTTCATGATGATATAACGGTGGTTGTGATATTCATAGACAATGAGCTTCTTATGGTGGAGAAAGCTACTGTTCCTGAATTGTCCATTAAAGGTTTTTCTCATACTGTTGGACCTTCCAAGTTCagtatcttcttctcttag
- the LOC104734687 gene encoding 18 kDa seed maturation protein-like isoform X1 has protein sequence MQSMKETASNIAASAKSGMDKTKATLEEKAEKMKTRDPLQKHMATQVKEDKINLAEMQKRETYEHNAAMKEAAGPGIGTGTGTGLGLGSATHSTTGQVGHGTGTHQMSALPGHGTGQMTDRVVEGTAATNPIGRDTGTGRTTAHNTHVGGGGTTGYGPGPGPGPYGTGGGYSG, from the exons ATGCAGTCGATGAAAGAAACAGCTTCGAATATTGCAGCTTCTGCAAA GTCTGGCATGGACAAGACCAAAGCTACCTTGGAGGaaaag gcgGAGAAGATGAAGACGCGAGACCCTCTTCAGAAACATATGGCTACACAAGTTAAAGAAGATAAGATTAATCTAGCTGAGATGCAGAAGAGAGAAACGTATGAGCACAACGCTGCCATGAAAGAAGCGGCTGGACCCGGAATCGGAACCGGAACTGGAACCGGTTTGGGTTTGGGGTCGGCCACTCACTCGACAACTGGACAAGTCGGACACGGCACTGGGACACACCAGATGTCGGCTTTGCCTGGCCACGGAACAGGACAAATGACCGACCGCGTTGTGGAGGGTACAGCTGCGACCAACCCGATCGGAAGGGACACTGGAACTGGTCGGACAACCGCTCATAACACACacgttggtggtggtggtacaaCCGGGTACGGTCCCGGTCCCGGTCCCGGTCCGTACGGAACCGGCGGGGGATATAGTGGATAG
- the LOC104734687 gene encoding 18 kDa seed maturation protein-like isoform X2, whose protein sequence is MQSMKETASNIAASAKSGMDKTKATLEEKAEKMKTRDPLQKHMATQVKEDKINLAEMQKRETYEHNAAMKEAAGPGIGTGTGTGLGLGSATHSTTGQVGHGTGTHQMSALPGHGTGQMTDRVVEGTAATNPIGRDTGTGRTTAHNTHVGGGGTTGYGPGPGPGPYGTGGGYSG, encoded by the exons ATGCAGTCGATGAAAGAAACAGCTTCGAATATTGCAGCTTCTGCAAAGTCTGGCATGGACAAGACCAAAGCTACCTTGGAGGaaaag gcgGAGAAGATGAAGACGCGAGACCCTCTTCAGAAACATATGGCTACACAAGTTAAAGAAGATAAGATTAATCTAGCTGAGATGCAGAAGAGAGAAACGTATGAGCACAACGCTGCCATGAAAGAAGCGGCTGGACCCGGAATCGGAACCGGAACTGGAACCGGTTTGGGTTTGGGGTCGGCCACTCACTCGACAACTGGACAAGTCGGACACGGCACTGGGACACACCAGATGTCGGCTTTGCCTGGCCACGGAACAGGACAAATGACCGACCGCGTTGTGGAGGGTACAGCTGCGACCAACCCGATCGGAAGGGACACTGGAACTGGTCGGACAACCGCTCATAACACACacgttggtggtggtggtacaaCCGGGTACGGTCCCGGTCCCGGTCCCGGTCCGTACGGAACCGGCGGGGGATATAGTGGATAG
- the LOC104734688 gene encoding zinc finger CCCH domain-containing protein 52-like isoform X1, whose amino-acid sequence MDARKRGRPEAHNSNDGGFKRSKQEMESNSTGLGSKSKPCTKFFSTSGCPFGDNCHFLHYVPGGYNAAAQMTTLRPSVAQVSRNMQGSGGAGGRFSLRGDPGLGPVSVFGASATAKISVDASLAGAIIGKSGIHSKQICRQTGAKLSIKDHERDQNLKIIELDGTFEQINVASGMVRELIGRLGSVKKPQGIGGSEGKPHPGSSYKTKICDRFSKGNCTYGDRCHFAHGEAELRRSGMA is encoded by the exons ATGGATGCTCGAAAGAGAGGACGCCCTGAAGCACACAACTCCAATGACGGAGGATTCAAGAGGTCTAAGCAAG AGATGGAATCAAATTCTACTGGTTTAGGAAGCAAATCCAAGCCATGCACTAAATTTTTCAG CACTTCTGGATGTCCGTTTGGTGACAATTGCCACTTCTTGCACTATGTACCTGGTGGATACAATGCTGCAGCGCAGATGACAACTCTCCGGCCATCAGTTGCTCAAGTTTCCAGAAATATGCAAGGATCTGGTGGTGCGGGTGGTAGATTCTCACTGAGAGGGGATCCAGGATTAGGCCCTGTATCAGTCTTTGGTGCTTCTGCTACTGCCAAGATCAGTGTAGATGCTTCTttagctggtgccatcattggaAAAAGTGGAATCCATTCCAAACAGATATGCCGTCAAACAGGAGCAAAACTATCGATTAAAGATCACGAAAGAGACCAAAACTTGAAGATTATAGAGCTAGATGGAACATTTGAACAGATCAATGTAGCGAGTGGGATGGTGAGAGAGCTTATAGGGAGGCTTGGATCAGTCAAGAAACCTCAAGGGATTGGTGGTTCTGAAGGGAAACCACATCCTGGGAGCAGCTACAAGACCAAGATCTGTGACAGATTCTCTAAAGGGAATTGTACATATGGAGATAGATGCCATTTTGCGCATGGTGAAGCCGAGCTGCGCAGGTCAGGAATGGCGTag
- the LOC104734688 gene encoding zinc finger CCCH domain-containing protein 52-like isoform X2 yields MTTLRPSVAQVSRNMQGSGGAGGRFSLRGDPGLGPVSVFGASATAKISVDASLAGAIIGKSGIHSKQICRQTGAKLSIKDHERDQNLKIIELDGTFEQINVASGMVRELIGRLGSVKKPQGIGGSEGKPHPGSSYKTKICDRFSKGNCTYGDRCHFAHGEAELRRSGMA; encoded by the coding sequence ATGACAACTCTCCGGCCATCAGTTGCTCAAGTTTCCAGAAATATGCAAGGATCTGGTGGTGCGGGTGGTAGATTCTCACTGAGAGGGGATCCAGGATTAGGCCCTGTATCAGTCTTTGGTGCTTCTGCTACTGCCAAGATCAGTGTAGATGCTTCTttagctggtgccatcattggaAAAAGTGGAATCCATTCCAAACAGATATGCCGTCAAACAGGAGCAAAACTATCGATTAAAGATCACGAAAGAGACCAAAACTTGAAGATTATAGAGCTAGATGGAACATTTGAACAGATCAATGTAGCGAGTGGGATGGTGAGAGAGCTTATAGGGAGGCTTGGATCAGTCAAGAAACCTCAAGGGATTGGTGGTTCTGAAGGGAAACCACATCCTGGGAGCAGCTACAAGACCAAGATCTGTGACAGATTCTCTAAAGGGAATTGTACATATGGAGATAGATGCCATTTTGCGCATGGTGAAGCCGAGCTGCGCAGGTCAGGAATGGCGTag
- the LOC104734690 gene encoding protein EMSY-LIKE 2, with amino-acid sequence MVGLHIDMEAQIHVLEQEAYYAVLRALKAQADTLSWEKASMMTSLRKELRVSDDEHREMLNNVQNDDIIERINDSRKGNKQSLAVVPSPTFSASRKKQKTFQSYPSIGSTRNRIISNRVVTANEPAEALIGRKVWTKWPEDNSFYEAVVTQYNADEGRHALVYDINTANETWEWVDLKEIPPEDIKWDGEENGVTLNVRHGGGTTRGSRATLSHGGRGRGPRIQPRREHLATENGGGRKFMDEIELFNTDSLVKEVERVFDSNLPNPHELDKAKKLLKEHEQALIAAIARLADASDYESDGEEPYSHELTMLG; translated from the exons ATGGTAGGTCTACACATTGATATGGAAGCGCAGATTCATGTTCTTGAGCAGGAAGCTTATTATGCTGTCTTAAGGGCTTTGAAAGCTCAGGCTGATACTCTCTCTTGG GAGAAAGCAAGCATGATGACAAGTCTACGTAAAGAATTGAGGGTATCTGATGATGAACACCGAGAGATGTTGAACAATGTCCAAAATGACGATATCATCGAAAGAATTAA TGATTCGAGAAAGGGAAATAAACAGTCCCTCGCTGTTGTTCCTAGTCCGACTTTTTCAGCTTCTCGGAAGAAACAGAAGACGTTCCAATCC TATCCGTCGATTGGTTCTACTAGGAACAGGATAATCAGTAACCGTGTAGTAACAGCAAACGAACCTGCTGAAGCTCTTATTGGAAGAAAAGTGTGGACAAAATGGCCTGAAGACAACAGCTTCTATGAAGCAGTAGTTACACAATACAATGCAGATGAG GGTCGACATGCGTTGGTATATGATATAAACACAGCGAATGAGACATGGGAATGGGTTGATCTTAAGGAG ATTCCACCGGAAGATATAAAATGGGACGGAGAGGAGAATGGTGTAACTCTAAATGTACGGCATGGCGGTGGAACAACCCGTGGGAGTCGAGCAACCTTAAGTCATGGTGGTAGAGGGAGAGGTCCAAGAATTCAGCCAAGAAGAGAACATTTAGCAACAGAAAACGGTGGTGGGAGGAAGTTTATGGATGAGATTGAATTGTTCAACACAGACTCACTTGTGAAAGAG GTCGAGAGAGTTTTTGATTCCAACCTTCCTAATCCGCATGAGCTTGATAAGGCCAAGAAACTACTCAAG GAACATGAACAGGCTCTTATTGCTGCCATTGCAAGGCTTGCGGATGCTTCTGATTACGAAAGCG ATGGAGAAGAACCGTATTCGCATGAGCTTACAATGCTTGGATGA
- the LOC104734691 gene encoding uncharacterized protein LOC104734691, protein MALPLKSTSSMSSSSQCSYSSSPTSASMKLKSLIQTLILSHVCRLIRDISRASSILARVLKKKQYNLLSVSSLLCPKRASKKQKNNILFGSFRLHYNFCSSHVVPVSAPVRLPQELYLAHLQYDSTWESIYSNESMDVRDDDDVQEPSQLTSYLRQLEAKVKDDKEEGKEMMMMNEIDKLADMFIANSHEKFMLEKVDSYRRSHEMLNRSS, encoded by the coding sequence atggcACTGCCACTCAAATCAACATCTtctatgtcttcttcttctcaatgttCATATTCATCTTCACCAACCTCAGCCTCCATGAAACTCAAATCCTTAATCCAAACTCTCATCCTTTCTCATGTTTGTCGACTAATCCGTGATATCTCTAGAGCTTCATCCATTCTTGCTAGagtcttgaagaagaagcaatacAATCTCTTGTCAGTGTCTTCTTTGCTCTGTCCAAAAAGAGCctccaagaaacaaaagaacaatattttgTTCGGCTCCTTCAGACTTCACTACAACTTTTGCTCCTCTCACGTAGTGCCCGTCTCTGCGCCAGTACGTCTCCCTCAAGAGCTCTACTTGGCTCATCTCCAATATGACTCTACTTGGGAGTCAATTTATTCCAATGAATCAATGGATGTtcgtgatgatgatgatgttcaaGAACCATCTCAGCTTACTAGCTATCTAAGACAGCTAGAAGCTAAGGTTAAAGACgacaaagaagaaggaaaagagatgatgatgatgaatgagatTGATAAATTGGCTGATATGTTTATAGCAAATTCTCATGAGAAGTTCATGTTGGAGAAGGTTGATTCGTATAGGAGATCCCACGAAATGCTGAACAGAAGCagttga
- the LOC104734692 gene encoding myb family transcription factor PHL5: MENINFEFSNASQGSQLQSQPQPPQPFNLQNLNNMIQYNQPSSPWTTETFSGFPPYDCSANQSFPLQCSSSKPYPSSFHPYHHQSSDHTSLEHTVSMVPMLPLPDQYMKPLYQRSCANDFAAANASSASYSLSFEASQDPQELCRRTYSNSNVTHLNFSSSHQPKQTHPKFPSHTSFSSHGGSVAPNCVNKTRIRWTQDLHEKFVECVNRLGGADEATPKAILKLMDSDGLTIFHVKSHLQKYRIAKYMPESLEGKFEKRACGKELSQLDTKTGVQIKEALQLQLDVQRHLHEQLEIQRNLQLRIEEQGKQLKIMMEQQQKTKESLMKTPEAEASLSLPASDHTPDPPPPFLVQDNTESLMLTSYGDNQLQSKIS, from the exons atgGAAAATATCAACTTTGAATTCTCAAACGCTTCACAAGGAAGCCAGCTACAGTCGCAGCCACAACCGCCTCAGCCgtttaatttacaaaacttgaATAATATGATTCAATACAATCAACCATCATCTCCATGGACTACCGAAACCTTCTCGGGTTTTCCTCCATACGATTGCTCGGCCAATCAATCTTTCCCCTTACAATGTTCATCTTCGAAGCCCTACCCTTCCTCGTTTCATCCGTACCATCATCAATCTTCGGATCATACATCATTAGAACATACCGTATCGATGGTTCCTATGCTGCCTCTTCCGGATCAATATATGAAGCCATTATATCAAAGATCATGCGCGAACGATTTCGCTGCAGCAAATGCTTCATCAGCCTCATACTCGCTTTCTTTTGAAGCAAGTCAAGATCCACAA GAACTATGCAGGAGGACCTATAGTAATTCTAATGTAACACATCTTAATTTCTCATCATCGCATCAACCTAAACAAACTCATCCAAAATTTCCTTCTCATACTTCATTCTCAAGCCATGGAGGGTCGGTGGCTCCTAACTGTGTGAACAAGACACGAATAAGATGGACTCAAGATCTTCATGAGAAGTTTGTAGAGTGCGTTAATCGCCTTGGTGGTGCTGATG AGGCAACGCCCAAGGCGATATTGAAGCTGATGGATTCTGATGGACTCACAATATTTCATGTTAAAAGCCACTTACAG AAGTATAGGATTGCTAAATACATGCCTGAGTCTCTAGAAG GCAAGTTTGAGAAGAGAGCTTGTGGTAAAGAGCTGTCTCAGCTTGACACAAAAAC TGGAGTACAGATTAAAGAGGCACTCCAGCTTCAACTAGATGTTCAGAGGCATCTTCATGAACAACTAGAG ATTCAACGAAACCTACAACTAAGAATCGAAGAACAAGGGAAACAGTTGAAAATAATgatggaacaacaacaaaaaacaaaagagagtcTAATGAAGACACCCGAAGCTGAAGCATCATTGTCTCTTCCCGCTTCCGATCACACTCCTGATCCTCCGCCACCTTTCTTGGTACAAGACAACACAGAATCCCTGATGCTAACAAGTTATGGAGACAATCAACTCCAGTCAAAgattagttga
- the LOC109128436 gene encoding transcription termination factor MTEF18, mitochondrial-like, with amino-acid sequence MKLTRNPSGFASLIKWVSQISQETHFKPLFPGTGFFLRHTQNPRSFATVNKVSSEKSSVRKTQNGLRITPTIRKLAEEAMLDYFYSTRGLQYMVAESMSKNSPLFIDNLLKKVDCVTPSDINQSITKYLRFHPVNEFEPFLESSGLMPSEYNHLVPSGKVFLDEEGFLLENHHVLCYSGVDPNKIGMIFKEAREVFGYETGVLASKIKAYEDLGFSRFFLSKLVVCSPRILVGNMNLELVKVLETLKAMGFDSDWVMENLSEEAPCDWSSVYRVLSLLRGICFDEDELCGLIRKCPRLIFENSGKWTVVLVGFETKLGSSRSELSSLFQKFQQIQVENCVSNLRNCFLFLQEIEMEDDEIHKVFRSHSWWLGSCRLKKTSTLLVNLKTGKARLCQVIQENPEEMKKWTMGSKIKPLPATEERTESKSMKTQFLCYLGYKENSQEMEKALERFCGRGSELRERFNVLVSLGFKVKDAKEMVKASPKILSQASDVLESKVHYLVKELGYPLSTLVDFPSCLKFTLQRMKLRFAMFSWLQARGKVGPKIKVSTMLACSDKIFVSFFVNRHPDGSKHLEDLKKLHPLS; translated from the coding sequence ATGAAACTCACCCGAAACCCTAGTGGATTCGCGTCTCTTATCAAGTGGGTAtcacaaatctctcaagaaaccCACTTTAAACCCCTGTTTCCCGGAACTGGGTTCTTCCTCCGTCATACCCAAAACCCTAGATCCTTCGCCACCGTTAACAAAGTCTCCAGCGAGAAATCGAGTGTGAGGAAAACCCAAAACGGGCTTCGAATCACTCCCACTATTCGTAAATTGGCTGAGGAAGCAATGTTGGATTACTTTTATTCCACTAGGGGTTTACAGTACATGGTCGCTGAGAGTATGAGCAAGAACAGTCCTCTTTTTATTGATAACCTTTTGAAGAAGGTGGACTGTGTTACCCCTTCTGATATTAACCAATCTATCACTAAGTATCTACGGTTTCACCCTGTCAATGAGTTTGAGCCTTTCCTTGAGAGTTCAGGTCTGATGCCCTCGGAGTATAATCATCTTGTTCCTTCTGGTAAGGTCTTCTTGGATGAAGAAGGTTTTTTGCTAGAgaatcatcatgttttgtgttaTAGTGGAGTTGACCCTAACAAGATTGGGATGATTTTCAAAGAAGCTAGGGAGGTTTTTGGGTATGAGACTGGGGTTTTAGCTTCCAAGATTAAGGCTTATGAGGATTTGGGGTTTAGTAGGTTTTTCCTGTCGAAGCTTGTCGTTTGTAGCCCGAGGATTCTGGTTGGGAATATGAATCTTGAACTGGTTAAGGTCTTAGAGACGCTGAAAGCTATGGGGTTTGACTCTGATTGGGTGATGGAGAACCTGTCAGAGGAAGCACCTTGTGATTGGAGCTCTGTGTATCGTGTTCTAAGCTTGCTTAGAGGTATCTGTTTTGATGAGGATGAGCTATGTGGGTTGATCAGGAAGTGTCCAAGACTGATTTTTGAGAATTCAGGCAAATGGACTGTGGTTCTAGTTGGGTTTGAAACAAAGCTTGGGTCATCTAGAAGTGAACTATCTTCGTTGTTTCAGAAGTTCCAGCAGATTCAAGTAGAGAACTGTGTTTCGAATCTAAGGAACTGCTTCTTGTTCCTGCAAGAGATTGAGATGGAAGATGATGAGATTCATAAGGTGTTCCGTTCTCACTCCTGGTGGCTTGGCTCATGTAGGTTAAAGAAAACTAGTACCTTGCTTGTAAATTTGAAGACTGGGAAAGCCCGTTTGTGTCAGGTCATTCAAGAAAACCCAGAGGAGATGAAAAAATGGACAATGGGGTCAAAAATCAAACCGCTACCAGCTACCGAAGAAAGAACAGAGTCGAAATCAATGAAGACTCAGTTTTTGTGTTACCTCGGGTACAAGGAAAACTCACAGGAAATGGAGAAAGCACTCGAGAGGTTCTGCGGCAGAGGATCTGAACTCCGAGAGAGATTCAATGTACTTGTGAGTTTGGGTTTCAAAGTGAAAGACGCCAAAGAAATGGTGAAAGCATCTCCTAAAATCCTCTCACAAGCATCTGATGTCCTGGAATCAAAGGTGCACTACCTTGTTAAAGAATTAGGTTATCCGCTTTCGACTTTGGTTGATTTCCCTTCATGTTTAAAGTTCACTCTTCAACGGATGAAGCTCAGATTTGCCATGTTCTCTTGGCTTCAAGCTCGAGGCAAAGTTGGTCCTAAGATCAAAGTTAGTACTATGCTCGCTTGCTCTGACAAAATTTTCGTCAGTTTCTTCGTAAACCGTCACCCCGATGGGTCTAAACATTTGGAAGACTTGAAGAAGCTGCATCCTTTGAGTTGA